The following is a genomic window from Variovorax paradoxus.
TTGCTACCCACCTCGCCCGGTACGCATTCAATACGACGAAGGGCCCCCGCAGATGAACGAGAGATTCGAGGCGCTCGCCGACACAACCTTGCTGGGCCTGCCGGCGCGCGACGTGGCGCTGGCAATTGCAGCCGCTCTTGCGGCCTATCTCGCCATGCGGCTGGTGCTGCGCTATGTGATCGGCCGCACGCGCCAGCTTGCACAGCGCACGAGCAATCATGTCGACGACATGGTGGTCGACGTGCTTGGCAGTACCAACCGCGTGTTCCTGCTGCTTGCCGCATTGCTCGTCGGCGTGGGCATGCTCGACCTGTCCGAACGCTGGAACCAGCGCGTCGAGCAACTGTGGTTCATTGCGCTTGCGTTGCAAATCGGACTCTGGTTCACCAAGGCCATCAGCCTTGGGCTCCGCCGCTACGAGGAGCGCCATAGCTCGTCCGGCATGACGCAGGTCAGTGCGTCGGCGGTGCTCCTGTCGTGGTCGCTTCGCACATTGCTTTGGGCCGTGGTGCTCCTGGCGGTGTTGTCCAACCTGGGCGTCAATATCACTGCGTTCGTGGCCAGCCTCGGCGTCGGCGGCATTGCCATCGCCCTGGCGGTGCAGAACATTCTTGGCGACCTGTTCGCATCGCTTTCGATTGCAGTCGACAAACCCTTCGAAGTGGGCGACGCCATCGGCATTGGCGACCTGTCTGGCACGGTGCAGCATATCGGCCTGAAGACCACGCGCTTGCGCAGCCTCACCGGCGAGCAGATCGTCATCAGCAACACCGACCTGCTCAAGCAGGTGGTGAAGAACTATCGCCGCATGGACGAGCGCCGCATTGCGTTCAAGTTTGGCATGAGCTACCGCAGCGACCCGGAAAAGCTGGAGGCTGTTCCCGGCATCGTGAAGCGGCTGATCGAGTCGCGGCCCAAGCTGCGGTTGGATCGCGTGCACTTCCAGGCCTTCGGCGAAAGCTCGCTCGATTTCGAAGTGGTCTACTTTGTGACGACGCCGGACTATGGCCTCTACATGGACGAGCAGCAGCGCCTCAACCTGCAGATGATGCGGGAGTTCGACGCCCTGGGACTGGAGTTCGCACTACCGGCGCGCAGCGTGTACGTCACGTCCGACGGCGGCAATTCCGCTGAGGCCGGGCAACGGGGTCCCCGCATCGACGATGCTCCTCAAGCCCCGCGCGCCGCCAAGCACTAGAGCCTGTGGCTACGGGCCGTCTTCCGATGCGCCGGGAGCCTCACCAAGCTGACGGGCCGCGCAAGCCAGCAGATCGGCCGGGTGCAGCATTGCGGCGCGCGCCTTTCGGGCGGTGTCGTACTGATACAGCGCCGCGCGCAGCCTCGGCTCTGTCATGAGCGCTTGCCACACAGCAGCCAGAGAGTCGGGCGGTGGCGCCTGAGCGCCCGCAAGAAGCCGGTGCGCAAATTCGAGGCTCGCGGGCTCGGCCATCAGCACGGCCTTGCTTGCCGCACTCAACATGGGCGGGCGCGCTTCAGGGGCTGCCGAGCAGCAATAGATCACGTGCGGCGGCAATGAATCGCCATCGGGCAAGAGCCTTCGCAGCGATGCGCCATGAATGCGCGCGGGGCCGTCCGCGGATGCAAAGGCATAGGTCTCTTCGGCGCTTGCCTCGGCCAGCCGGCGCAAGCCGCGCAGCAGACGCGAGAAGTCGGCCGTTGCAGCAGCGGGAGAAGCCTTGATCTCCGCGAGAAGAACAAGCTCGGCGGCCTCGCCCGCAGGGCCGCAAACAATGGCTGCGTCCCATTCTTCTTTCGCCTTGTTCGCTTCGCCCGGAAAAGCAGGCGGGTTCCGAAGGCTGCGCACCACGCGATAGCTGGCCCTGCCCTTGTTGTGCCGGTTCAGCAGATCCGCGATCTTGGCGAGCGCACGGGTGCTTGTTTCTTCGGCCGCTTCGCCCCGGCGCGCCGACGCACGACCCTTCAGGAGAGCAGCGTCGCTGCCGGCCGCCGGGCCCTGCCTTTCACCAAGCGCCTGGTACCGCTGCACGGCCTCCAGGTGCAGCAACTCGTTGCCGCGCGCCAAGCGGTCGAGCGAAGGGTTGGACAGAATTGCTCGCAGCGCCGGTTGAAAACTTTTCAGTTCAAGGAGTTTCCGGTCGAGCAAATTCGCGATGGCCGGCGCGAGCTCTTCCCACAAGTCCCCTGCCGCCAGGTCGTGCAGCTGCGCCAGCGCATCGCGCACCTCGCCCCCCGGCATGCGGCGCAACTTGCCCGGATGGGCAATGGCATTTATCGCGGCCCTGACCGCGCGCTGATCGGCTTCGCGCTGCCGCCACAGCTGTGCGTGCTCGTTGACCGCCGCATCCTGCGCCTGCATCACCAGCGCCTGGAAGGCCGGGTCCCCGCCTTCGGGCACCAGGGCCTTCTGGATCAGGCGTGCCAGCGCTTGGGTAAACAACAACCGCACCTCAACCGGCGGCGGCATACCGCGCTCTTCACTCGAGATGCGGGCGGCCTCGATTGCAAAGGCCAGCGCCGCATCGGTGCCGCTTGCCGTCGCCGCTTCGGCATCGGCGGGCAAAGGCGGCATGCGGTACCTGCGCGGTGCGTTGCGCAGGGTGGTCAGAAGAAGGGTATCGGGGTACTGCAATTCAGTCCAGGTTGAAGCGCGTCAAGGTGGAGCATCGCACGCCAGGCCCAGGCATGCGGATTGCCATGGTTCCGGCATGATGAAGAACACAGAACAGTGGCACCGCAAGCTCGATGAGCGGGCGGCCGAACTCGAGTCGGAGCTGAGGACCGCCAAGGCCGATGAAGCCGAGGCGCCCACCCGAACGCCGCACGTGCAAGTGCCGGACACGGTCGATGCCGCCGAAGAGCGGCTGCGCGGCGCGCTGCGAAATGCGGAAATGGACCGTGACGTTTCCGAGCTGCGGGACATCGAGGCTGCGCGGGAGCGCCTGCGCACCGGTGAATTCGGAACCTGTGTGGATTGCGGGACGGAGATTCCGGTGGAAAGGCTCGACGCACTGCCCGCATCCGCCCGCTGCGTCGAATGCCAGCAACTGTACGAGCGCACGCACCCGATCGAGATCCGCCTGCCACCGGCGCTTTGAACCGAAGGCTGCGCCGCCACCGCCCGCTCAATGGAGGCAAGGCGAAAGCACCCAGGCTGCAAACCATTGCGATGCCACCACGAGCGTGAAGAGCGCACCCACCCCGGTTGCCGCAGCGGCCATGAAGCGCCGCCGCGCGGCAGGCACTGCGGCGTCGCTGTCCAGGCTGTGCTCACTGCGAGGCATTGAGCCAAGGCGATGCCATTCGTGCGCCGACAGCAGCGTCGGCACAAGGCAGCCCAACAATGCCGCCACGCTCAGTGCGTGCAACAGCAACACGTTCTGCAGGTCGCATGCGCCGGGAACGGCGGCATACGCCAGCGTCTGGTAGAGCAGCGCAAAGGCGGGAACCACCAACAGCGCAAGCCATGTCTTGGAGCCCCTGAAAATTGCCATGGACAGGCCTCATTGAAGGCGTGGCACACCATAGACGACCGCATAGATCGGAAGCCAGGAAAACACCACGAAGTACCAGTACAGCGCGTTCTCGCTCACGTCTGCAAACCGCTGGCCTTCCATCGGACCGGTGAAGAGCAGCACCCCCAGCACCGCGGTGTCGTAGGTGTCTGTGAGCAGGTGAACCGTGTGCAGGCCAAGCAGCATCCACACGATGGAACCGTAGGCATTGCTGTCCCAGCGGGTATGCAGGGCGCCAAACTCGAAGCCGCGCACCACCAGGAAGGCCACCGAGAACGCAAGGCCTGTCATCAGCCAACGGCGTGTCCGCAACAGGTCGCACGCTTCGGCTGCCCGCTTGGCCTTGTGGTTCGGCCAGGTGCTGGCCAGCAGGATGAGCGTATTGACGGTGCCCCACAGCAGCTGCGGCGGGGGCGCTCCAATCGGCCATGCGTCGGACTGGCTGCGCAGGTACAGGTAAGAGCCGATGGCAAGCGCGAAGAGGGTTCCCTCGATCGCGATCAGCCCGAAGGTTCCCCACCACATCAGGCTGCGGTGGCCGAAGGCATAGCTCGGCAGGCCCGAGACGTCGAGTTCGCGCCGGGTCATTGCCATGGCTTGCGCTCCAGGCTCAGGTGCACCGAGGTTTCTGCACGCTGGGGCCAGAACCACGCCGTGAGGGCAATGGCAATTGGAATGCTGCCCCACACAACCGCCCAGGGCGTGAAGATCGAACCGATGAAGAGCGCTGTCACGGCCACCGCGCTCACAAACGGCCAGATGGTGGGATCGGGAAAATTCACGCGCAGATCGGGCCGGGCGTCGAGCACCGTGGTGGCGAGCAGTTCGCGCGTATCGGCCGCCAGCCCGCCCACATGCGTGAAGGCGGGCCGCGCGCCGTCGGCCTCCGTACGCGGAGGCTCCCACAGCGGCTCGCGGCCATGCACCACAGGTATCGCATGAAAGTTGCACGGCGGCGGCGGAGACTCGGTAGCCCATTCGAGCGTGCCCGCGCCCCACGGGTTGGCACCCGCGGGCGCGCCGTGCCGCAGGCTGCGCACCGCATTGACGATGAAGAGCAGCACGGCCGCGGCAATGGTCAACGCGCCAATGGTCGCAACCATGTTCATGGTGTCCCAGCCAAGCCCCGCCTGGTAGGTGTAGACGCGGCGCGGCATGCCCTTCAGGCCGAGCAGGTGCATCGGAAAGAAGGCCACGTTGAAGCCGGTGAAGAAGAGCCAGAAGTTCCAGCGCCCGAGGCGCTCGCTCATGAGCCGCCCCGTGATCTTGGGGTACCAGTAGTAGAAGGCGCCGAACAGCGGAAACACCGCGCCGCCTATCAGCACGTAATGCAGGTGCGCCACCACAAAGTAGCTGTCGTGCACCTGCAGGTCCAGCGGCACCGAGGCCAGCATGATGCCGGTCATGCCGCCCAGCACAAGAATGAAGAAGAAACCCAGCACGAAGAGAAGCGGTGTCTTGAAGTCGAGCTTGCCGCTCCATAGCGTGGCAAGCCAGCAGAAAATCTGCACCGCCGATGGAATGGCGATCAGCATGCTCGCTGCGGTGAAAAAGCTCTTGCCGAGTTCGGGCAGGTTGACCGCGAACATGTGGTGCACCCACAGCCCGAAGGCCAGGAAGGCGGTGGCAATGAGCGACAGCACCATGGCCGTGTAGCCGAAGATCGGCCGCCGCGCAAAGGTGGGGATGATGGCCGAGAGAAACCCGAGCCCGGGCAAGAAGATGAGGTACACCTCCGGGTGGCCGAAAAACCAGAACAGGTGCTGCCACAGCACCACGTCGCCGCCTTCGGCCGGGTTGAAGAAGTGCGAGCCGACCAGCCGGTCCATGATGAGCATGGTGCTTGCCAGCATGACCGAGGGCATGGCAAACAGCACCATGAAGGCCGTGACCAGCATGGCCCACACAAACAGCGGAATGCGGTTGAGCGTCATGCCCGGTGCGCGCAGCTTGAACACCGTGGTGATCACCACAATGGCCTCGAGCAGCGCCGAAAGTTCGGTGAAGGTGATCATCTGGGCCCAGAAGTCCGCGCGCTTGCCGGGCGAATAGTCCGGCCCCGCCAGCGGCACATACGAGAACCAGCCCACGTCGGGCCCGGCACCGAGCACAAAGACCACGTAGAGCATCACGCCGCCAAACAGGAAGATCCAGTAGGCGAAGGCGTTCAGCCGCGGAAACGCGATGCTGCGCGTGCCCAGCATCAGCGGCACGAGGTATACGGCCACGGCCTGCATCACCGGCACGGCAAAGAGAAACATCATTGTCGAGCCGTGCATCGTGAACAGCTGGTTGTAGAGATCGGGCCCCACCAGCTTTGAACCGGGGCGCGCGAGCTGCAGCCGCATGACCAGCGCAAGCAGCCCGCCCGCCAGGAAAAAGAAGAAGGTGGTGGCGATGAAGCGGCGCGCAATCGACTTGTGGTTGACCGCGGCGAGCCAGCCGAGCAGCCCCGGCGGATCGCTCCAGGTGGCGTCCAGCGCGGCGGCTTCGCGCGAGCCCGGGCCGGGGCCGTCTTTCAGGCGCGAAGCGGGGGCGTCGCCGGGCGGGTTCATGGCGTGCGCGTTTTGCATGTGGTGCAACTCAACGCAGGGTTTGCAAATAGCCGACCAGCGCGTCCATTTCTTCGGGCGCGAGCTTGGTGGCCGGCATGTAGGTGCCGGGTTTCGTCTGCTGCGGGTCGGCGATCCAGCGCTTCAGGTCTTCGGGGGTGTTGGGTAGCGCACCCGCTGCCAGGGTGCCGCGGCTGGCCACGTGGGTCAGGTTGGGGCCGCGCACGGCCTGGGCCGCGGTGCCATCGATGGCGTGGCACATGGCGCAGCTCGAGCGCATGAATATCTCGCGGCCGCGCACCGGCTGCTCGCTCGTGGGCTCGCTTGCCGTGCGGCGCTGTGCGGCCGCCCATGCTGCGTAGCGCTCCGGCGGATCGGCCACCACGAAGAAGGCCATCAGCGCGTGCTGCGATCCGCAGAACTCCGCGCATTGCCCGCGATAGATGCCGTCGCGGTCGGCGCGAAAGTGCATGGTGGCGGTGCGGCCCGGAAGCAGGTCCTTCTTGCCTGCAAGGCTCGGCAGCCAGAAGCTGTGAATCACGTCGTCTGCCTTGAGCGTCACGATCACGGGGCGGCCCGTCGGCACGTGGATTTCGTTGGCGGTCACAAAGCTGTCGGCCACGTTGGGCTCCACGTAGCGCACTTCCCACCACCATTGATGGGCCGTCACATCGAGCCGCAGCGCACCTTCGGTGGAAAGCCTTGCAAGCGCGCGGTCGGTGAAGATGCTGGCCGCAATGAGTGCGAGCAGCAGCAATGTGGAGGCGGCCACGGCGGCAATCACGCTGCGCCGCTTGCCGGGCTCGGGCCGCATCAGTGCGGACAGGTCTGGCGAGCTCTGTGCATTGGCGCGCGGCGCACGCAGCAGCGCAAGAAGCAAGGCCGCCAGCACGGCCGCGAAGACCACCGTGCACACTGCCAGTGTCAGCAGCCACAGCTCGCGCACATGCGCGGCCTGCGGGCCGAAGGGGGCGAGCACGTCGTGCAGCGCTTGCATCATTTGGCTCCCGGCCGGGCGGGTTCGCGGTCGCGCGCCGCTTCCGGCTCGTTGGCTTGCAGGCTGTCGGCGCGGCCCGGCGCAACGTCCTTTCGCAACTGCCCGCTCATGGAGCGCACATACGCGGTGAGCTGCCACACCTGGTCTTCGCTCAGGTGCCCGCCGAAAGAAGGCATGCCATTGGGCCGCCCCTGCATGATGGTGCTGAAGATCTGCGCCGGCTCGCTGCCATAGCGCCACTGATCGTCCATGAGTGCAGGCCCCATGCCGCCGCCACCCTGCGCGTGGCAGCCGCCGCAGTTGTACCAGCGGTACAGCCGCTTGCCCTGTGCCACGTTGTAGGCGTTGCCTTCGTAGCCTTCGCCGTTGCCTGCCGGCATGCGCACCGGATCGTCGCGCGTTTCGGCGGGTTGCAGGGTGCTGGTTCTCGGTGTCTCCGGGCGCGGACTCGAGCGGTTGTCGGGCGGGGTTTGAAAGCGGCGCATCTCGCGCTCGCAGGCACACAGCGCCAGCGCCGCAAAGAGCGCGAGCGCCGCGATGCGCAAGGCCGATCCAGCCGTTGCCATCATGGCTTCTCCACACTGGCAAGCGGCAGGCGCGGCACCGCATAGGCATCCAGGATGCTGCCGATGTCGGCAGCACGCCGTGCCAGAAAATCGTCGAGGCGCGCTTTCATGGCGCGGTCGCCCTTGCGCACGCCCATTGCAATCGAAAAGCTGAAGGGCAGGTCCGGGTCGGCCGGTGCGGCTGCCTGCGTGATATGCAGCGCAGGCACTGCGCGGGCTGCAAAGTAGCCTGCCTGCGGCCCCCAGACCACCGCGGCGTCGAGTTCGCCGCGAGCCACGGCGTCCACCATGCGCTGGGCAGGCGGCCCGTCGCCGAACACGGTAAAGCCGACCACGTTGCGCACCGCCTCGTGCCGCGCGAGCACATGTCCGGGCGGTGTGGCGGCCAGGTCGTTGCCGACCAGCTTCACGCCGATGCGCAGCGATGGCAGGCGGGCGTCGTCGAAGGAACGCAGGGCACCGCTTCTTGCCGCGCCGGTTTCGTTCTGGACGAACACATAGCTCGAGCGGTAGTAGGCCTTGGTGGTCAGCACGCGTTCGTCGCCCGCGGGCACGCCGATGATCAAGTCGCAACCGTCGGCGCCGAGGGTCTTGCGCACGAAGCCGCGCCGGTCGGGCAGCCACTGGTAATGCAGCGGCAACTGCAGGTCGTCGGCCAGGAGGCGCGCAATCCGGTTTTCGAATCCGCTCTGGTCCTCGCGCGAGTAGGGCAGGTTGTCGGGCTCGGCGCAAACGCGCAGCGCCGCCGGCTGCACGGCGCCGGCCTTCTCTTGCGCGCGGGCAAGAGGCATTGCGCCGAGCAGCATGAGCAGGGCCGTGAATGCGGCGCGAGAGAAATCAATCGGGCAGCTTGAAGACATACAGCTTGCCGCCTTTGCGCGTTGCCGCGGACAGGTCTTTCATTGCGTTGGCAAAGCCCAGTGCCGCTGTGCCGTCGCGTGCGTCCAGGTCGCCCGCCACCACGGCGCCGGCCCAGCCGCCAACGCCCGACAACACGGCCACGTATTGCTTGCCGTCGGGTCCGCGGTAGGACACGGGTTGCCCGATGATTCCGGACTCGGTCTTGTACTGCCACAGCAGGGCGCCGGTTCGCGCATCGAGTGCCTTGAACCAGCCGTCCATCGTGCCGTAGAACACCACGTCGCCCGCGGTCGCGAGTGCGCCGCTCCAGACCGGGAAGTTTTCGTCCTTCGACCATGCAGCCTTGCCGGCAACCGGGTCCCACGCGGTGAACCGGCCGCGATGGCCGCCGGGCCCGGAGTACATGCGCGTCTCGGCGCCCACGTAGGGTGTGCCCGCGATATAGCTCACCTGGTAGGGCTGGCTGTCCTGGCACAGGTTCTGGTGCGGGATGTAGACGAGCCGCGTGCGCGGCGACCAGGCCGAAGGCTGCCAGTCCTTGGCGCCGGGCGAGGCAGGGCAGATCCCGCGCACGATCCGGCCCACCTTCGGCTCCTTGGCGGGGTCGTAGCGCAGGCGCCCCGTCTTCAGGTCCACGCCGAAAGAGGTGGTCACCTCCACGAAAGGCTGGGCGGACAGCACCTCGCCGCTGGTGCGGTCCA
Proteins encoded in this region:
- a CDS encoding mechanosensitive ion channel family protein; this translates as MNERFEALADTTLLGLPARDVALAIAAALAAYLAMRLVLRYVIGRTRQLAQRTSNHVDDMVVDVLGSTNRVFLLLAALLVGVGMLDLSERWNQRVEQLWFIALALQIGLWFTKAISLGLRRYEERHSSSGMTQVSASAVLLSWSLRTLLWAVVLLAVLSNLGVNITAFVASLGVGGIAIALAVQNILGDLFASLSIAVDKPFEVGDAIGIGDLSGTVQHIGLKTTRLRSLTGEQIVISNTDLLKQVVKNYRRMDERRIAFKFGMSYRSDPEKLEAVPGIVKRLIESRPKLRLDRVHFQAFGESSLDFEVVYFVTTPDYGLYMDEQQRLNLQMMREFDALGLEFALPARSVYVTSDGGNSAEAGQRGPRIDDAPQAPRAAKH
- a CDS encoding TraR/DksA family transcriptional regulator, which encodes MMKNTEQWHRKLDERAAELESELRTAKADEAEAPTRTPHVQVPDTVDAAEERLRGALRNAEMDRDVSELRDIEAARERLRTGEFGTCVDCGTEIPVERLDALPASARCVECQQLYERTHPIEIRLPPAL
- a CDS encoding cytochrome c oxidase subunit 3, which produces MAMTRRELDVSGLPSYAFGHRSLMWWGTFGLIAIEGTLFALAIGSYLYLRSQSDAWPIGAPPPQLLWGTVNTLILLASTWPNHKAKRAAEACDLLRTRRWLMTGLAFSVAFLVVRGFEFGALHTRWDSNAYGSIVWMLLGLHTVHLLTDTYDTAVLGVLLFTGPMEGQRFADVSENALYWYFVVFSWLPIYAVVYGVPRLQ
- the ctaD gene encoding cytochrome c oxidase subunit I, producing the protein MQNAHAMNPPGDAPASRLKDGPGPGSREAAALDATWSDPPGLLGWLAAVNHKSIARRFIATTFFFFLAGGLLALVMRLQLARPGSKLVGPDLYNQLFTMHGSTMMFLFAVPVMQAVAVYLVPLMLGTRSIAFPRLNAFAYWIFLFGGVMLYVVFVLGAGPDVGWFSYVPLAGPDYSPGKRADFWAQMITFTELSALLEAIVVITTVFKLRAPGMTLNRIPLFVWAMLVTAFMVLFAMPSVMLASTMLIMDRLVGSHFFNPAEGGDVVLWQHLFWFFGHPEVYLIFLPGLGFLSAIIPTFARRPIFGYTAMVLSLIATAFLAFGLWVHHMFAVNLPELGKSFFTAASMLIAIPSAVQIFCWLATLWSGKLDFKTPLLFVLGFFFILVLGGMTGIMLASVPLDLQVHDSYFVVAHLHYVLIGGAVFPLFGAFYYWYPKITGRLMSERLGRWNFWLFFTGFNVAFFPMHLLGLKGMPRRVYTYQAGLGWDTMNMVATIGALTIAAAVLLFIVNAVRSLRHGAPAGANPWGAGTLEWATESPPPPCNFHAIPVVHGREPLWEPPRTEADGARPAFTHVGGLAADTRELLATTVLDARPDLRVNFPDPTIWPFVSAVAVTALFIGSIFTPWAVVWGSIPIAIALTAWFWPQRAETSVHLSLERKPWQ
- the coxB gene encoding cytochrome c oxidase subunit II, with protein sequence MMQALHDVLAPFGPQAAHVRELWLLTLAVCTVVFAAVLAALLLALLRAPRANAQSSPDLSALMRPEPGKRRSVIAAVAASTLLLLALIAASIFTDRALARLSTEGALRLDVTAHQWWWEVRYVEPNVADSFVTANEIHVPTGRPVIVTLKADDVIHSFWLPSLAGKKDLLPGRTATMHFRADRDGIYRGQCAEFCGSQHALMAFFVVADPPERYAAWAAAQRRTASEPTSEQPVRGREIFMRSSCAMCHAIDGTAAQAVRGPNLTHVASRGTLAAGALPNTPEDLKRWIADPQQTKPGTYMPATKLAPEEMDALVGYLQTLR
- a CDS encoding c-type cytochrome, coding for MMATAGSALRIAALALFAALALCACEREMRRFQTPPDNRSSPRPETPRTSTLQPAETRDDPVRMPAGNGEGYEGNAYNVAQGKRLYRWYNCGGCHAQGGGGMGPALMDDQWRYGSEPAQIFSTIMQGRPNGMPSFGGHLSEDQVWQLTAYVRSMSGQLRKDVAPGRADSLQANEPEAARDREPARPGAK
- a CDS encoding substrate-binding domain-containing protein, whose product is MSSSCPIDFSRAAFTALLMLLGAMPLARAQEKAGAVQPAALRVCAEPDNLPYSREDQSGFENRIARLLADDLQLPLHYQWLPDRRGFVRKTLGADGCDLIIGVPAGDERVLTTKAYYRSSYVFVQNETGAARSGALRSFDDARLPSLRIGVKLVGNDLAATPPGHVLARHEAVRNVVGFTVFGDGPPAQRMVDAVARGELDAAVVWGPQAGYFAARAVPALHITQAAAPADPDLPFSFSIAMGVRKGDRAMKARLDDFLARRAADIGSILDAYAVPRLPLASVEKP